A window of the Archocentrus centrarchus isolate MPI-CPG fArcCen1 chromosome 17, fArcCen1, whole genome shotgun sequence genome harbors these coding sequences:
- the LOC115796256 gene encoding uncharacterized protein LOC115796256, whose protein sequence is MGTGAVLFAISLLYVIEAQGLQDVFVLQGKDLHLDIKKPVVLDETRDLFWRFNTKNNIVKITPERKTLLINSYKERVEFRQNYSLLLKNVQHSDSGDYAAVMVGGQEERVAEYKVTVQDPVSPVNLTVTNSSDSCNITVTCSTVDLKISRTFRCDAQNCSQVEEKSLNTRKNFSSLIVYLRQDTIVCNHSNEVSWKQSKVTKLQCEPKPVPNKAIIAGASAGVFIILTVVTLLFSVRK, encoded by the exons gACTCCaagatgtgtttgtgttgcagggAAAGGACTTACACCTGGATATAAAGAAACCTGTTGTACTTGACGAAACAAGAGATTTATTCTGGAGATTTAATACCAAAAACAATATTGTTAAAATCACTCCTGAAAGAAAGACATTATTGATTAACAGCTATAAAGAAAGGGTTGAGTTTCGACAAAATTACTCTCTGTTATTAAAGAATGTACAACACAGTGACAGTGGAGATTATGCTGCAGTCATGGTTGGGGGACAAGAGGAAAGGGTAGCTGAATACAAGGTCACAGTCCAAG ATCCAGTGTCTCCAGTTAATCTGACAGTGACCAACAGCTCAGACTCCTGTAACATCACTGTGACCTGCAGCACAGTGGACTTAAAGATCAGCAGAACGTTTAGATGTGATGCCCAAAACTGCTCTCAGGTGGAAGAAAAGAGTCTGAACACCAGAAAAAACTTTTCCTCTCTGATTGTTTACCTGCGGCAAGACACCATCGTTTGTAACCATAGCAACGAAGTGAGCTGGAAACAGAGCAAGGTGACCAAACTGCAGTGTGAGCCAAAGCCAG TTCCCAATAAAGCCATCATAGCTGGGGCTTCCGCTGGTGTTTTCATCATCTTGACTGTTGTGactctgcttttctctgtcaGAAAAT GA
- the LOC115796313 gene encoding uncharacterized protein LOC115796313 translates to MGCILHLAVILWTYSCKIQGLQHVFVQHEKDLHLDVQKPVELDKKTDLFWKFNTSNYVGKIGYSTEAILFDGYEGRAELFKQNYSLILKTVQHNDSGDYIGIVTGGQERRVAEYKVTVQDPVSPVDLTVTSSGSDSCIITVTCSTADLKISRTFRCDAQNCSQVEEKSLKATKNFSSLIIYLQQDTIVCNHSNQVSWKQSKVTKLQCEPKPETNNTVVIVIVIVIVIVGVILAAIVYSRQRKKGMYDRESRENTVYAVPEVVTTPCLEQNLGGDASVSASTSTYCLVGSRAGPTGSTEPKDKALPESLYAQIQSHPRSKTSSGS, encoded by the exons ATGGgttgtattttacatttggcAGTTATTTTATGGACATATTCATGCAAAATACAAG gACTCCAACATGTGTTTGTGCAGCATGAAAAGGACTTACACCTGGATGTACAGAAACCTGTTGAACttgacaaaaagacagatttATTCTGGAAATTTAATACCAGTAATTATGTTGGTAAAATCGGTTATAGTACAGAGGCAATATTATTTGATGGCTATGAAGGAAGGGCTGAGTTGTTTAAACAAAATTACTCCTTGATCTTAAAGACTGTTCAGCACAATGACAGTGGAGATTACATTGGAATAGTGACTGGAGGACAAGAACGAAGGGTGGCTGAATACAAGGTCACAGTCCAAG ATCCAGTGTCACCGGTTGACCTGACAGTGACCTCCAGCGGCTCAGACTCCTGTATCATCACTGTGACCTGCAGCACAGCGGACTTAAAGATCAGCAGAACTTTTAGATGTGATGCCCAAAACTGCTCTCAGGTGGAAGAAAAGAGTTTGAAAGCCACAAAAAACTTTTCGTCTCTGATCATTTACCTGCAGCAAGACACCATCGTTTGTAACCATAGCAACCAAGTGAGTTGGAAACAGAGCAAGGTGACCAAACTGCAGTGTGAGCCAAAGCCAG AAACCAACAATACTGTTGTGATTGTAATTGTGATTGTGATTGTGATTGTTGGTGTAATTCTTGCTGCAATCGTTTATTCTCGTCAGCGAAAGAAAGGAATGT ATGAcagagaaagcagagaaaacacagtgtATGCAGTTCCTGAG GTTGTAACAACACCATGTTTGGAACAGAATCTAGGCGGTGACGCTTCAGTTAGCGCTTCAACATCCACGTACTGCTTGGTGGGGTCTCGTGCTGGACCCACGGGATCCACAGAGCCCAAAGACAAAGCTTTGCCAGAAAGCTTGTATGCACAGATACAGAGTCATCCGAGGTCTAAAACATCTTCGGGATCCTAA
- the LOC115796298 gene encoding uncharacterized protein LOC115796298 has translation MERIVFWGAVLWLCSCEIQGLQDVFVLQGKDLHLDIKKPVVLDETTDLFWRFNTKNNIVKITPERKTLLFNIYKGRVDFGQNYSLLLKNVQHSDSGDYAAVMVGGQEQRVAEYKVTVQDPVSPVILTVTNSSDSCNITVTCSTVDLKISRTFRCDAQNCSQVEEKSLNTRKNFSSLIVYLQQDTIVCNHSNQVSWKQSKVTKLQCEPKPVPNKAIIAGASAGVFIILTVVTVLFSVRKCKRGNPENTVYEIPQDILPDQNQRQPVSGDASCQSPTSTYALVEFHTGPETTKTKNASPQPETVYAQVNRAAKPQSTGPTTSTQS, from the exons ATGGAGCGCATTGTGTTTTGGGGGGCTGTTTTATGGCTGTGTTCTTGTGAAATCCAAG gACTCCaagatgtgtttgtgttgcagggAAAGGACTTACACCTGGATATAAAGAAACCTGTTGTACTTGACGAAACAACAGATTTATTCTGGAGATTTAATACCAAAAACAATATTGTTAAAATCACTCCTGAAAGAAAGACATTATTGTTTAACATCTATAAAGGAAGGGTTGATTTTGGACAAAATTACTCTCTGTTATTAAAGAATGTACAACACAGTGACAGTGGAGATTATGCTGCAGTCATGGTTGGGGGACAAGAGCAAAGGGTAGCTGAATACAAGGTCACAGTCCAAG ATCCAGTGTCTCCAGTTATTCTGACAGTGACCAACAGCTCAGACTCCTGTAACATCACTGTGACCTGCAGCACAGTGGACTTAAAGATCAGCAGAACGTTTAGATGTGATGCCCAAAACTGCTCTCAGGTGGAAGAAAAGAGTCTGAACACCAGAAAAAACTTTTCCTCTCTGATTGTTTACCTGCAGCAAGACACCATCGTTTGTAACCATAGCAACCAAGTGAGCTGGAAACAGAGCAAGGTGACCAAACTGCAGTGTGAGCCAAAGCCAG TTCCCAATAAAGCCATCATAGCTGGGGCTTCCGCTGGTGTTTTCATCATCTTGACTGTTGTGACTGTGCTTTTCTCTGTCAGAAAAT GTAAAAGAGGGAACCCAGAAAATACAGTTTATGAGATTCCTCAG GACATTCTACCAGACCAGAATCAAAGACAGCCTGTCTCAGGAGATGCCTCATGTCAGTCTCCAACATCCACTTACGCCTTGGTAGAGTTTCACACTGGACCAGAAACCACTAAAACCAAAAACGCCTCCCCCCAGCCAGAGACAGTGTATGCTCAGGTTAACAGAGCTGCCAAGCCCCAATCCACAGGCCCAACAACCAGCACCCAGAGCTGA